A region of Leclercia adecarboxylata DNA encodes the following proteins:
- the rfaD gene encoding ADP-glyceromanno-heptose 6-epimerase, whose translation MIIVTGGAGFIGSNIIKALNDKGITDILVVDNLKDGTKFVNLVDLNIADYMDKEDFLIQIMAGEEFGDIDAIFHEGACSSTTEWDGKYMMDNNYQYSKEILHYCLEREIPFLYASSAATYGGRTSDFIESREYEQPLNVYGYSKFLFDEYVRQVLPEANSQIVGFRYFNVYGPREGHKGSMASVAFHLNTQLNNGETPKLFEGSDGFKRDFVYVGDVAAVNLWFWENGVSGIFNLGTGRAESFQAVADATLAYHQKGSIEYIPFPDKLKGRYQAFTQADLTNLRAAGYDKPFKTVAEGVTEYMAWLNRKA comes from the coding sequence ATGATCATCGTTACCGGCGGCGCGGGCTTTATCGGCAGCAACATTATCAAGGCCCTCAATGACAAAGGCATCACCGACATTCTGGTGGTGGACAACCTGAAAGACGGCACCAAGTTCGTAAACCTGGTGGATCTGAACATTGCCGACTACATGGATAAAGAAGACTTTCTGATCCAGATTATGGCGGGCGAAGAGTTCGGCGATATCGACGCAATCTTCCATGAAGGTGCTTGCTCCTCCACCACCGAGTGGGACGGCAAGTATATGATGGACAATAACTACCAGTACTCTAAAGAGATCCTGCACTACTGCCTGGAGCGCGAAATTCCGTTCCTGTACGCCTCTTCTGCGGCGACCTACGGCGGACGCACCTCCGACTTCATCGAATCCCGCGAATACGAGCAGCCGCTGAACGTTTATGGCTACTCCAAGTTCCTGTTCGACGAATACGTGCGCCAGGTGCTGCCAGAAGCGAACTCCCAGATTGTCGGCTTCCGCTACTTCAACGTCTACGGACCGCGCGAAGGCCACAAAGGCAGCATGGCGAGCGTGGCCTTCCACCTCAATACCCAGTTGAACAACGGCGAAACCCCGAAACTGTTCGAAGGCAGCGATGGCTTCAAGCGTGACTTCGTCTACGTGGGTGACGTGGCGGCAGTTAACCTGTGGTTCTGGGAAAACGGCGTTTCCGGCATTTTCAACCTGGGGACCGGTCGCGCAGAGTCCTTCCAGGCGGTGGCTGACGCAACCCTGGCGTACCACCAGAAAGGCAGCATTGAGTACATCCCGTTCCCGGATAAGCTGAAAGGCCGCTATCAGGCATTTACTCAGGCAGATCTGACCAACCTGCGCGCTGCGGGCTATGACAAGCCGTTCAAGACCGTTGCCGAAGGGGTAACGGAATATATGGCCTGGCTGAACCGCAAGGCGTAA
- the kbl gene encoding glycine C-acetyltransferase encodes MRGDFYKQLTSDLETARAEGLFKEERIITSAQQADITVADGSQVINFCANNYLGLANHPELIAAAKAGMDTHGFGMASVRFICGTQDSHKALESKLAAFLGMEDAILYSSCFDANGGLFETLLGAEDAIISDALNHASIIDGVRLCKAKRFRYANNDMVELEARLKEAREAGARHVLIATDGVFSMDGVIANLKGVCDLADKYDALVMVDDSHAVGFVGENGRGSHEYCDVMGRVDIITGTLGKALGGASGGYTAARKEVVEWLRQRSRPYLFSNSLAPAIVSASIKVLEMVESGADLRDKLWANARLFREKMTAAGFTLAGADHAIIPVMLGDAVVAQNFARELQKEGIYVTGFFFPVVPKGQARIRTQMSAAHSPEQIERAVEAFTRIGKQLGVIA; translated from the coding sequence ATGCGTGGTGATTTTTACAAACAGTTAACCAGTGACCTGGAAACCGCGCGGGCGGAAGGGTTGTTCAAAGAAGAGCGAATCATTACTTCCGCTCAGCAGGCGGATATCACCGTTGCCGACGGCAGCCAGGTGATTAACTTCTGCGCCAACAACTACCTGGGTCTTGCGAATCACCCTGAGCTGATTGCCGCTGCGAAAGCGGGCATGGACACCCACGGTTTTGGCATGGCCTCCGTGCGTTTCATCTGCGGTACCCAGGACAGCCACAAGGCGCTGGAGAGCAAGCTGGCCGCCTTCCTCGGGATGGAAGACGCCATTCTGTACTCGTCCTGCTTTGACGCCAACGGCGGTCTGTTCGAGACCCTGCTCGGCGCGGAAGATGCGATTATTTCCGATGCCCTGAACCACGCGTCGATCATCGACGGCGTGCGTCTGTGTAAAGCGAAGCGTTTCCGCTACGCCAATAACGACATGGTTGAGCTGGAAGCGCGTCTGAAAGAGGCCCGTGAAGCCGGTGCGCGTCACGTGCTGATCGCCACCGACGGCGTGTTCTCCATGGACGGCGTGATCGCCAACCTGAAAGGCGTCTGCGACCTGGCGGACAAATACGATGCGCTGGTGATGGTTGATGACTCCCACGCCGTCGGCTTTGTCGGCGAAAACGGCCGTGGATCCCACGAATACTGCGACGTGATGGGCCGCGTGGACATCATCACCGGCACCCTGGGGAAAGCCCTCGGCGGCGCGTCTGGCGGCTATACCGCGGCGCGCAAAGAGGTGGTGGAGTGGCTGCGTCAGCGTTCCCGTCCGTATCTCTTCTCCAACTCCCTGGCCCCGGCCATCGTTTCCGCCTCCATTAAAGTGCTGGAGATGGTGGAATCGGGTGCCGATCTGCGCGACAAACTGTGGGCCAACGCCCGTCTGTTCCGCGAAAAAATGACCGCCGCAGGCTTTACGCTGGCCGGTGCCGATCACGCCATTATCCCGGTCATGCTGGGTGACGCCGTGGTGGCGCAGAACTTCGCCCGCGAACTGCAGAAAGAGGGTATTTACGTCACCGGTTTCTTCTTCCCGGTGGTGCCAAAAGGTCAGGCGCGTATCCGCACCCAGATGTCTGCGGCGCATTCCCCTGAACAAATTGAGCGTGCGGTGGAAGCCTTTACCCGCATCGGCAAACAACTGGGCGTGATTGCCTGA
- the tdh gene encoding L-threonine 3-dehydrogenase: MKALSKLKAEEGIWMTDVPEPEVGHNDLLIKIRKTAICGTDVHIYNWDQWSQKTIPVPMVVGHEYVGEVVGIGQEVKGFKIGDRVSGEGHITCGHCRNCRGGRTHLCRNTVGVGVNRPGCFAEYLVIPAFNAFKIPDNISDDLASIFDPFGNAVHTALSFDLVGEDVLVSGAGPIGIMAAAVAKHVGARNVVITDVNEYRLSLARKMGVTRAVDVSKENLNDVMEELGMTEGFDVGLEMSGAPPAFRTMLDTMNHGGRIAMLGIPPSDMSIDWNKVIFKGLFIKGIYGREMFETWYKMAALIQSGLDLSPIITHRFSIDEFQQGFDAMRSGQSGKVILSWN, translated from the coding sequence ATGAAAGCGTTATCCAAACTGAAAGCGGAAGAAGGCATCTGGATGACCGACGTTCCGGAGCCGGAAGTCGGTCATAACGATCTGCTGATTAAAATTCGTAAAACCGCCATCTGCGGTACTGACGTACATATCTACAACTGGGACCAGTGGTCGCAGAAAACCATTCCGGTCCCGATGGTGGTCGGTCACGAATACGTCGGCGAAGTGGTTGGCATCGGTCAGGAAGTGAAAGGCTTTAAAATTGGCGATCGCGTCTCCGGCGAAGGCCATATCACCTGCGGCCACTGCCGTAACTGCCGCGGCGGACGCACCCACCTGTGCCGCAACACCGTCGGCGTGGGCGTTAACCGCCCGGGCTGCTTCGCAGAATACCTGGTGATCCCGGCGTTCAACGCCTTCAAAATCCCGGACAACATCTCTGACGATCTGGCCTCCATCTTCGACCCATTTGGTAATGCGGTGCACACCGCGCTGTCGTTCGATCTGGTGGGCGAAGACGTACTGGTTTCCGGTGCAGGCCCAATCGGCATCATGGCGGCTGCCGTGGCGAAACACGTCGGTGCGCGTAACGTGGTGATCACCGATGTGAACGAATACCGTCTGTCCCTGGCGCGCAAAATGGGCGTTACCCGTGCGGTGGACGTCTCTAAAGAGAACCTGAACGACGTGATGGAAGAGCTGGGCATGACCGAGGGCTTTGACGTCGGTCTGGAGATGTCCGGTGCGCCGCCGGCGTTCCGCACTATGCTCGACACCATGAACCACGGCGGACGTATTGCAATGTTAGGTATTCCGCCGTCGGACATGTCCATCGACTGGAACAAAGTCATCTTCAAGGGTCTGTTCATCAAGGGTATTTACGGCCGCGAGATGTTCGAAACCTGGTACAAGATGGCGGCGCTGATCCAGTCTGGTCTGGATCTCTCCCCAATCATTACTCATCGCTTCTCCATCGATGAGTTCCAGCAGGGCTTTGACGCGATGCGTTCAGGCCAGTCAGGGAAAGTTATCCTGAGCTGGAATTAA
- a CDS encoding glycosyltransferase family 2 protein, whose amino-acid sequence MFKLTVCLLTCNSARLLREVLPPLMVVADEIVVLDSGSHDGTLAICQEYGISTHHHPYAMHGVQMNHAIDLASNDWVLCMDSDEILDAETVDFILQLKAGEEPHPQLAWRISRYWHVLGEEVRTIYPISSPDFPVRLFNRTQARFNQRPVDDKVEGAIQSVKIPGRVRHDTFYSLHEVFNKLNSYTTRLVKYQTIRPSIARGAISAIGAFFKWYLFSGAWRQGRVGVVTGLYATFYSFLKYFKAWYQHKEQKASASKKKHADSHVIE is encoded by the coding sequence ATGTTCAAGCTCACCGTTTGTTTATTGACCTGTAACTCAGCGCGACTGCTGCGAGAGGTATTGCCTCCGTTGATGGTGGTCGCCGATGAGATCGTTGTCCTCGACTCCGGCAGTCACGACGGCACGTTAGCCATTTGCCAGGAGTACGGCATCAGCACCCATCATCACCCTTATGCCATGCATGGCGTACAGATGAATCACGCCATCGATCTGGCGAGCAACGACTGGGTGTTATGCATGGACAGCGATGAGATTCTGGATGCGGAAACCGTGGATTTCATCCTGCAGCTGAAGGCGGGCGAGGAACCTCATCCGCAGCTGGCGTGGCGCATCTCCCGCTACTGGCACGTGCTGGGGGAAGAGGTACGCACTATTTATCCCATCTCTTCACCTGACTTCCCGGTACGGCTGTTTAACCGCACCCAGGCGCGCTTTAATCAGCGGCCGGTGGATGACAAAGTGGAAGGGGCGATCCAGTCGGTAAAAATCCCGGGCCGCGTGCGCCATGACACCTTCTATTCCCTGCATGAAGTGTTCAACAAGCTCAACAGCTACACCACTCGCCTGGTGAAGTACCAGACCATCAGGCCGTCGATTGCGCGCGGTGCAATCAGCGCCATCGGCGCGTTCTTCAAGTGGTATCTGTTCAGCGGCGCGTGGCGCCAGGGGAGAGTCGGCGTAGTGACTGGTCTTTACGCCACCTTTTACAGCTTTCTGAAATATTTCAAAGCCTGGTATCAGCATAAGGAACAAAAGGCGTCCGCGAGCAAAAAAAAGCACGCGGACTCCCACGTCATTGAGTAA
- a CDS encoding divergent polysaccharide deacetylase family protein, with amino-acid sequence MLQFRRMVFPLVSALALAMPVYAGKLAIVIDDFGYRPHTENQVLAMPSAVSVAVLPNAPHAHEMATKAHNSGHEVLIHLPMAPLSKQPLEKDTLRPEMSSDEIDRIIREAYNKVPYAVGLNNHMGSAMTSSLFGMQKVMQSLARYNLYFLDSMTIGNSQAMRAAQGTGVKVIKRKVFLDDTQNEADIRFQFNRAVQVARRSGSAIAIGHPHPSTVRVLQQMLPSLPADITLVPASSLLNEPQVDTSRPVSPPPAGAAPGTKPRNPFRGVTLCAPKQPPEPVYVTRYFSVIGESISQSTLVKYVQLQWQGWGKKS; translated from the coding sequence TTGCTTCAATTTCGTCGTATGGTTTTTCCCCTCGTCAGCGCACTGGCGCTGGCGATGCCGGTTTACGCAGGTAAACTCGCTATCGTTATTGATGACTTCGGTTATCGTCCACACACAGAAAATCAGGTCCTGGCGATGCCGTCCGCCGTCTCTGTCGCCGTCCTGCCAAACGCGCCTCACGCGCATGAAATGGCCACCAAAGCCCATAACAGCGGGCACGAAGTGTTGATCCATCTGCCGATGGCGCCGCTCAGTAAACAGCCGCTGGAAAAAGACACGCTGCGCCCGGAGATGAGCAGTGACGAGATCGACCGCATCATCCGCGAGGCGTACAACAAAGTGCCTTACGCGGTAGGGTTGAACAACCATATGGGCAGCGCCATGACCTCCAGCCTGTTTGGCATGCAGAAGGTGATGCAGTCCCTGGCGCGCTATAACCTCTACTTTCTGGACAGCATGACCATCGGCAACAGCCAGGCGATGCGCGCTGCCCAGGGCACCGGCGTGAAGGTGATTAAGCGCAAAGTGTTCCTCGATGACACGCAGAACGAAGCCGATATCCGCTTCCAGTTTAACCGCGCCGTGCAGGTAGCCCGTCGCTCAGGTTCGGCTATCGCTATTGGTCACCCGCATCCGTCCACCGTTCGCGTATTGCAGCAGATGCTGCCATCCCTGCCTGCGGATATCACCCTGGTTCCGGCGAGCAGCCTGCTCAACGAGCCGCAGGTGGATACCTCCCGGCCGGTCAGCCCGCCGCCCGCCGGCGCTGCGCCTGGCACAAAACCGCGTAACCCTTTCCGTGGCGTGACGCTTTGCGCACCTAAACAGCCGCCGGAGCCGGTCTACGTTACCCGCTACTTCTCGGTGATTGGTGAAAGCATCAGCCAGAGCACGCTGGTGAAATATGTTCAGCTGCAGTGGCAGGGATGGGGTAAGAAAAGTTAA
- the envC gene encoding murein hydrolase activator EnvC, whose translation MTWVVKPLRLSVRPLLYASALSAGVLLCAASVHADERDQLKTIQADIAAKERAVRQQQQQRSSLLAQLKKQEEAISAAARQLRETQNTLAQLNKQIDEMNASIAKLERQRAAQERSLAAQLDAAFRQGEHTGVQLILSGEESQRGQRLQAYFGYLNQSRQETIAQLKQTREEVTTQKAELEEKQSQQQTLLYDQQAQQAKLEQARNERKKTLAGLESSIQEGQSQLSEMRANESKLRNSIARAAAAAKARAEKEAREAQAVRDKQQEASRKGTTYKPTENERSLMSRTGGLGSPRGQAYWPVRGSILHRYGEQLQGELRWKGIVIGASEGSEVKAIADGRVILADWLQGYGLVVVVEHGKGDMSLYGYNQSALVSVGTQVRAGQAIALVGSSGGQGRPSLYFEIRRQGQAVNPQPWLGR comes from the coding sequence ATCACATGGGTCGTGAAGCCGTTACGGTTATCAGTCAGGCCTTTACTGTACGCCAGCGCACTCAGCGCTGGCGTATTGTTGTGCGCTGCATCCGTACACGCGGACGAGCGCGATCAGCTCAAAACCATTCAGGCCGATATCGCCGCCAAAGAGCGCGCGGTACGCCAGCAGCAGCAGCAGCGCTCCTCCCTGCTTGCCCAGCTTAAAAAGCAGGAAGAGGCCATCTCCGCCGCCGCACGTCAGCTACGAGAAACCCAGAACACCCTCGCCCAGTTGAATAAACAAATAGACGAGATGAATGCGTCTATCGCCAAACTTGAGCGCCAGCGTGCGGCTCAGGAGCGCAGCCTTGCCGCCCAGTTAGACGCGGCCTTTCGCCAGGGTGAACACACCGGCGTTCAGTTGATCCTCAGCGGCGAAGAGAGCCAGCGCGGTCAGCGCCTGCAGGCCTATTTCGGCTATCTCAACCAGTCCCGCCAGGAGACCATCGCCCAGCTGAAGCAGACGCGGGAAGAGGTCACCACGCAAAAAGCGGAGCTGGAAGAGAAGCAGAGCCAGCAGCAAACTCTGCTTTACGATCAGCAGGCCCAGCAGGCCAAACTCGAGCAGGCGCGCAACGAGCGTAAGAAAACCCTTGCCGGGCTGGAGTCCTCCATTCAGGAAGGCCAGAGCCAGCTGAGCGAAATGCGCGCTAACGAATCTAAACTGCGCAACAGCATCGCCCGCGCGGCAGCGGCCGCCAAAGCGCGCGCCGAGAAAGAGGCCCGTGAAGCGCAGGCCGTGCGCGACAAGCAGCAGGAAGCCTCCCGCAAAGGCACCACCTACAAACCCACCGAAAACGAACGCTCGCTGATGTCCCGCACCGGCGGTCTGGGCTCTCCGCGTGGTCAGGCCTACTGGCCGGTACGGGGCTCAATTCTGCATCGCTATGGCGAACAGCTGCAGGGTGAGCTACGTTGGAAGGGGATTGTAATCGGCGCATCGGAAGGCAGCGAAGTGAAAGCTATCGCCGATGGCCGGGTGATCCTCGCCGACTGGCTGCAGGGTTACGGCCTGGTGGTCGTGGTTGAGCACGGTAAAGGCGACATGAGTCTTTACGGCTACAACCAGAGCGCGCTGGTCAGCGTTGGTACCCAGGTGCGGGCCGGTCAGGCTATCGCCCTTGTGGGCAGCAGTGGCGGTCAGGGCCGCCCGTCACTCTATTTCGAAATTCGTCGCCAGGGTCAGGCGGTCAATCCACAGCCGTGGTTGGGAAGATAA
- the gpmM gene encoding 2,3-bisphosphoglycerate-independent phosphoglycerate mutase, which produces MSVSKKPMVLMILDGYGYREDQQDNAIFNAKTPVMDALWAKRPHTLIDASGLEVGLPDRQMGNSEVGHVNLGAGRIVYQDLTRLDVEIKERTFFANPVLTGAVEKAAAAGKAVHIMGLLSAGGVHSHEDHIMAMVELAAEKGADKIYLHAFLDGRDTPPRSAESSLKAFEEKFAALGKGRVASIIGRYYAMDRDNRWDRVEQAYNLLVEAKGEFQADTAVAALEAAYARDENDEFVKATVIRAEGQADAAMEDGDALIFMNFRADRAREITRAFVNADFDGFARKKEVKLGDFVMLTEYAADIKAPCAYPPSSLANTFGEWMAKHDKTQLRISETEKYAHVTFFFNGGVEESFKGEDRILINSPKVATYDLQPEMSSAELTEKLIAAIESGKYDTIICNYPNGDMVGHTGVMEAAIKAIEALDECIAKVTKAVEAAGGQMLITADHGNAEQMRDPATGQAHTAHTNLPVPMIYVGDKSVKAVDGGKLSDVAPTMLALMGMEIPQEMTGKPLFIVE; this is translated from the coding sequence ATGTCGGTTTCTAAAAAACCTATGGTACTGATGATTCTGGACGGCTATGGCTATCGCGAAGATCAGCAGGATAACGCCATTTTCAACGCTAAAACCCCGGTCATGGATGCGCTGTGGGCAAAACGTCCACATACGCTGATCGATGCTTCCGGCCTGGAAGTGGGTCTGCCGGATCGCCAGATGGGCAACTCCGAAGTTGGACACGTCAACCTGGGCGCGGGCCGCATTGTTTATCAGGATCTGACCCGTCTGGATGTTGAAATTAAAGAACGTACCTTCTTTGCTAACCCGGTCCTGACCGGCGCGGTTGAGAAAGCGGCGGCAGCGGGCAAAGCCGTGCACATTATGGGCCTGCTCTCTGCGGGCGGCGTTCACAGCCACGAAGATCACATCATGGCGATGGTGGAGCTGGCTGCGGAAAAAGGGGCGGACAAAATCTATCTGCACGCCTTCCTCGATGGCCGCGATACCCCGCCGCGCAGCGCTGAATCTTCCCTGAAAGCTTTTGAAGAGAAGTTTGCCGCGCTGGGCAAAGGCCGCGTGGCCTCCATCATTGGCCGCTACTATGCCATGGACCGCGACAACCGTTGGGATCGCGTTGAGCAGGCCTACAACCTGCTGGTTGAAGCCAAAGGCGAGTTCCAGGCAGACACCGCCGTTGCCGCGCTGGAAGCCGCTTACGCCCGCGATGAAAACGACGAATTCGTGAAAGCGACCGTCATCCGTGCTGAAGGCCAGGCCGATGCCGCGATGGAAGATGGCGATGCGCTGATCTTCATGAACTTCCGCGCCGACCGCGCCCGCGAAATTACCCGCGCCTTCGTGAATGCCGACTTCGACGGCTTCGCCCGTAAAAAAGAGGTTAAGCTCGGCGATTTCGTGATGCTGACCGAATACGCGGCCGACATCAAAGCGCCATGCGCCTATCCGCCGTCTTCCCTGGCGAACACCTTCGGCGAGTGGATGGCGAAGCACGACAAGACCCAGCTGCGCATCTCCGAAACCGAGAAATATGCTCACGTTACCTTCTTCTTTAACGGCGGCGTTGAAGAGTCGTTCAAAGGCGAAGATCGCATTCTGATCAACTCGCCGAAAGTAGCGACCTACGATCTGCAGCCAGAGATGAGCTCTGCCGAGCTGACCGAGAAGCTGATCGCGGCTATCGAAAGCGGCAAATATGACACCATCATCTGTAACTACCCGAACGGCGACATGGTTGGCCACACCGGTGTGATGGAAGCGGCAATCAAAGCCATTGAAGCGCTGGACGAGTGCATTGCGAAGGTGACCAAAGCAGTAGAAGCGGCGGGCGGCCAGATGCTGATCACCGCCGACCACGGAAACGCCGAACAGATGCGCGACCCGGCCACCGGCCAGGCGCACACTGCGCATACTAACCTGCCGGTACCAATGATTTATGTCGGTGATAAATCAGTCAAAGCAGTGGATGGCGGTAAGCTTTCGGACGTTGCCCCGACCATGCTGGCCCTGATGGGCATGGAAATCCCGCAAGAGATGACTGGTAAGCCGCTGTTCATCGTGGAATAA
- a CDS encoding rhodanese-like domain-containing protein, protein MQEIMQFVSRHPILCIAWIGLLAAVLFTTFKGLTSKVKVINRGEATRLINKEEAVVVDLRQRDDFRKGHIAGAINLLPTEIKANNLGELEKHKDKPVIVVDGTGMQAQEPANNLVKAGFANVTVLKDGISGWSGENLPLVRGK, encoded by the coding sequence ATGCAAGAAATTATGCAATTTGTCAGCCGCCACCCCATACTTTGTATCGCGTGGATTGGTCTACTGGCAGCAGTACTGTTCACCACTTTTAAAGGCCTCACTTCGAAAGTGAAGGTGATCAACCGCGGCGAAGCAACGCGTCTCATCAATAAAGAAGAGGCCGTCGTTGTCGACCTGCGTCAGCGCGACGATTTCCGTAAAGGTCACATTGCAGGCGCCATTAACCTGCTGCCGACCGAAATCAAAGCCAATAACCTTGGCGAACTGGAAAAGCATAAAGATAAACCCGTTATTGTCGTTGATGGCACCGGTATGCAGGCTCAGGAGCCGGCAAATAACCTCGTCAAAGCAGGCTTTGCTAACGTCACTGTCCTGAAAGACGGCATCTCTGGCTGGAGCGGCGAGAATCTGCCTCTGGTTCGCGGTAAATAA
- the grxC gene encoding glutaredoxin 3 — translation MANIEIYTKATCPFCHRAKALLDSKGVAFQELPIDGDAAKREEMIKRSGRTTVPQIFIDAQHIGGCDDLYALDARGGLDPLLR, via the coding sequence ATGGCCAATATCGAGATCTACACCAAAGCGACCTGCCCGTTCTGCCATCGTGCAAAAGCGCTGCTGGACAGCAAAGGCGTTGCTTTTCAGGAGTTGCCTATTGATGGCGATGCTGCAAAGCGTGAAGAGATGATTAAACGTAGTGGCCGTACGACGGTTCCGCAGATTTTTATCGATGCGCAGCACATTGGTGGCTGTGATGACTTGTATGCGCTTGATGCGCGTGGTGGACTTGATCCCCTGCTGCGCTAA
- the secB gene encoding protein-export chaperone SecB, whose amino-acid sequence MSEQNNTEMTFQIQRIYTKDVSYEAPNAPHVFQKDWQPEVKLDLDTASTQLAEDVYEVVLRVTVTASLGEETAFLCEVQQGGIFSIGGIEGNQMAHCLGAYCPNILFPYARECITSLVSRGTFPQLNLAPVNFDALFMNYLQQQAGEGTDQHQDA is encoded by the coding sequence ATGTCAGAACAAAACAATACCGAAATGACTTTCCAGATCCAGCGCATCTACACCAAAGATGTCTCCTACGAAGCACCTAATGCGCCGCACGTTTTCCAGAAAGACTGGCAGCCAGAGGTTAAACTTGATCTGGATACCGCTTCCACCCAGCTGGCGGAAGATGTGTATGAAGTCGTGCTGCGTGTTACCGTAACCGCCTCTCTGGGCGAAGAGACTGCATTCCTGTGTGAAGTACAGCAGGGCGGCATCTTCTCCATCGGCGGCATCGAAGGTAATCAGATGGCGCATTGCCTGGGCGCATACTGCCCGAACATCCTGTTCCCGTATGCCCGTGAATGCATCACCAGCCTGGTTTCCCGCGGTACGTTCCCGCAACTGAACCTTGCGCCGGTGAACTTCGATGCGCTGTTTATGAACTATCTGCAGCAGCAAGCTGGCGAAGGTACTGACCAACATCAGGATGCCTGA
- the gpsA gene encoding NAD(P)H-dependent glycerol-3-phosphate dehydrogenase: MSTVNASMTVIGAGSYGTALAITLARNGHEVVLWGHNPEHIATLEADRCNVAFLPDVPFPDSLHLESDLATALAASRNILIVVPSHVFGEVLRQIKPLMRDDARVVWATKGLEAETGRLLQDVAREALGDAIPLAVISGPTFAKELAAGLPTAISLASTDETFADDLQQLLHCGKSFRVYSNPDFIGVQLGGAVKNVIAIGAGMSDGIGFGANARTALITRGLTEMSRLGAALGADPATFMGMAGLGDLVLTCTDNQSRNRRFGMMLGQGMDVIGAQEKIGQVVEGYRNTKEVRELAHRFGVEMPITEEIYQVLYCGKNAREAALTLLGRARKDERSSS, encoded by the coding sequence ATGAGTACTGTCAATGCGTCAATGACTGTGATCGGTGCCGGCTCTTACGGCACCGCTCTTGCTATCACCCTGGCAAGAAATGGTCACGAAGTGGTTCTCTGGGGCCACAATCCTGAACATATCGCGACGTTAGAAGCCGATCGCTGCAACGTTGCGTTTCTCCCCGATGTGCCTTTCCCTGACTCACTACATCTTGAAAGCGACCTTGCGACTGCGCTTGCTGCCAGCCGTAATATTCTGATCGTGGTGCCGAGCCATGTCTTTGGCGAAGTGCTGCGTCAGATTAAACCGCTGATGCGTGATGATGCCCGCGTGGTCTGGGCGACCAAAGGGCTGGAAGCCGAGACTGGCCGCCTGCTGCAGGATGTCGCCCGTGAAGCGCTTGGGGATGCTATTCCGCTGGCGGTGATCTCCGGCCCGACCTTTGCGAAAGAGCTGGCGGCAGGGCTGCCAACGGCTATCTCGCTGGCGTCCACCGACGAGACCTTCGCTGACGATCTGCAGCAGCTGCTGCACTGCGGTAAAAGCTTCCGCGTCTACAGCAACCCCGATTTTATCGGCGTCCAGCTTGGCGGCGCGGTGAAGAACGTGATCGCTATCGGCGCGGGCATGTCCGACGGCATCGGCTTTGGCGCGAACGCGCGTACCGCCCTGATCACCCGCGGGCTGACTGAAATGTCCCGCCTTGGCGCGGCGCTCGGTGCCGATCCGGCCACCTTTATGGGGATGGCAGGGTTAGGCGATCTGGTGCTGACTTGTACCGACAACCAGTCCCGTAACCGTCGTTTCGGCATGATGCTCGGCCAGGGCATGGACGTGATCGGCGCGCAGGAGAAGATCGGCCAGGTGGTGGAAGGCTACCGCAATACCAAAGAAGTCCGCGAGCTGGCACACCGTTTTGGTGTCGAAATGCCAATAACCGAGGAAATTTATCAGGTATTGTATTGCGGAAAAAATGCGCGCGAGGCAGCATTGACCTTATTAGGTCGTGCACGCAAGGACGAGCGTAGCAGCAGTTAA